From one Rhodovulum sp. ES.010 genomic stretch:
- a CDS encoding AAA family ATPase has translation MPDPSSSLPGLAAARARVAREIRAAARGTKADAPPKSDDLMAQSEAKIPDTRTVPDPPTRDPGDRRRVVSPLAGTLSMMLRIARALEGAPLGMSGTLVLLTVPADLLGLAHTACAALKAGGSVGAEIVGLRRSGDLRSDIARSRAEFRESITTALRAGHAVLAIAPDASSLGEALRPLLTATQALPPLDREMLAALLPLTHRGAGRPDRLLGADLLRHLTPLHLDIAFAGPTPEAVLDRLGRIAAKGATAAPRTTLADVKGLPALVTELEGLVRDVAAWRAGALDWGRVPSSFLLYGPPGTGKTMVAAALAGSLEVPLTATSFSECQKEGHMGDMLAALNGHVEAAIAAAPAVFFLDEMDSFHSRGGRDRNERYMASVVNGLLEQLSRLDAAAGVVVIGATNHPDRIDPAVVRSGRFDRKIPIGLPDKDGIAAILATHLPDLPPEQLAAEARDLVGLTGADLVALARQAAAMARGAERAVRLADLRAAAARLRPPAPKGVLRRIALHEAGHLLVTHFLDLPAAQSVQVSPRGGAVLAPEPVCHTRASAEDMLALHLAGRAAEQLVLGTPSSGAGDGPDSDLAQATRLAARIELQWGMGRMGPAWQPLPRDLENLRFDPALRARLNRHLRAAEARATALLDAHIADLLRIAEVLEQEREVVGAALKALLPGRQSSRDSDNVPVGAEETGPSLSWRPSGRSA, from the coding sequence ATGCCCGATCCGTCCTCCTCCCTGCCCGGCCTGGCCGCGGCCCGCGCCCGCGTCGCCCGCGAGATCCGCGCCGCAGCGCGGGGCACCAAGGCCGATGCGCCGCCCAAGAGCGACGATCTCATGGCCCAGTCCGAAGCGAAGATCCCGGACACCCGGACCGTTCCGGATCCGCCCACACGCGATCCCGGCGACCGGCGGCGGGTGGTCTCGCCGCTTGCCGGAACGCTGTCGATGATGCTGCGCATTGCCCGGGCCCTAGAGGGCGCCCCCCTGGGCATGTCCGGAACGCTGGTCCTGCTCACCGTCCCCGCCGACCTGCTGGGCCTGGCGCACACGGCCTGCGCGGCGTTGAAGGCCGGGGGCAGCGTCGGAGCCGAGATCGTCGGGCTGCGTCGCTCCGGCGACTTACGCTCCGACATCGCGCGCAGCCGGGCGGAATTCCGGGAAAGCATCACCACCGCCCTGCGCGCAGGCCACGCCGTGCTGGCCATCGCCCCGGATGCAAGCTCCCTCGGCGAGGCGTTGCGCCCTCTGCTGACGGCCACGCAGGCCCTGCCGCCCCTGGACCGGGAGATGCTGGCCGCCCTGCTGCCCCTGACCCATCGCGGGGCAGGCCGGCCCGATCGACTGCTCGGTGCCGACCTCCTGCGGCACCTCACGCCCCTGCATCTCGACATCGCCTTCGCCGGCCCGACCCCGGAGGCGGTGCTGGACCGGCTGGGCCGGATTGCCGCCAAAGGGGCGACCGCGGCGCCCCGGACGACCCTGGCCGATGTGAAGGGCCTGCCCGCTCTTGTGACCGAACTGGAGGGGCTCGTCCGGGACGTGGCCGCCTGGCGCGCCGGGGCGCTGGACTGGGGCCGTGTGCCATCCAGTTTCCTGCTCTACGGCCCCCCGGGCACCGGAAAGACCATGGTCGCCGCCGCCCTGGCCGGTTCGCTCGAGGTGCCGCTCACCGCCACCAGCTTCTCCGAATGCCAGAAGGAGGGGCATATGGGCGACATGCTGGCCGCGCTGAACGGCCATGTCGAGGCCGCCATCGCCGCGGCGCCCGCGGTCTTCTTCCTCGATGAGATGGACAGCTTCCACAGCCGCGGCGGACGCGATCGCAACGAGCGCTACATGGCCTCGGTGGTCAACGGGTTGCTGGAACAGCTCTCCCGGCTCGACGCGGCCGCGGGCGTCGTCGTGATCGGCGCCACCAACCATCCCGACCGGATCGACCCGGCGGTGGTCCGCTCGGGCCGGTTCGACCGCAAGATCCCCATCGGATTGCCGGACAAGGACGGCATTGCCGCGATCCTCGCCACGCATCTGCCCGATCTGCCCCCCGAGCAGCTCGCCGCCGAGGCCCGCGACCTGGTCGGGCTGACCGGCGCCGATCTCGTGGCCTTGGCCCGCCAGGCCGCGGCAATGGCCCGCGGCGCGGAACGGGCGGTCCGCCTGGCCGACCTGCGCGCCGCCGCGGCCCGGCTGCGCCCGCCGGCCCCGAAGGGCGTTCTGCGCCGCATCGCCCTGCACGAGGCCGGGCACCTGCTGGTGACCCATTTCCTGGACCTGCCGGCCGCGCAGTCGGTGCAGGTCTCGCCCCGGGGCGGGGCCGTGCTTGCGCCCGAGCCGGTCTGCCATACCCGCGCCAGCGCCGAGGACATGCTGGCCCTCCACCTCGCCGGCCGCGCGGCCGAGCAGTTGGTGCTGGGCACGCCCTCCAGCGGGGCCGGGGACGGGCCGGACAGCGACCTGGCCCAGGCCACGCGGTTGGCCGCCCGGATCGAGCTGCAATGGGGCATGGGCCGCATGGGGCCCGCCTGGCAGCCCCTGCCGCGCGATCTGGAGAACCTCCGCTTCGACCCCGCCCTGCGGGCGCGGCTCAACCGCCATCTCCGGGCGGCCGAGGCCCGGGCCACCGCCCTGCTGGACGCCCATATCGCCGACCTCCTGCGCATCGCCGAGGTACTCGAGCAGGAACGGGAAGTCGTCGGCGCGGCGCTCAAGGCCTTGTTGCCGGGGCGACAGTCGTCTCGGGACAGCGACAATGTGCCGGTAGGGGCGGAGGAGACGGGGCCATCCCTTTCGTGGAGACCCTCGGGCCGGTCCGCATAA
- a CDS encoding ribbon-helix-helix protein, CopG family, protein MAPPKKDTVALTLRLPVELLEGIDEVRRAEADIPTRPEMIRRILSEWFETRSGDKA, encoded by the coding sequence ATGGCGCCGCCCAAGAAAGATACCGTCGCGCTCACGTTGCGCCTGCCCGTCGAGCTCCTCGAGGGAATCGATGAGGTGCGAAGGGCCGAGGCAGACATACCGACCCGCCCCGAGATGATCCGCAGGATTCTTTCGGAATGGTTCGAGACCAGGAGCGGCGACAAGGCCTGA
- a CDS encoding CynX/NimT family MFS transporter — MRWRILALLFAARVGLGLQFQTLGSVGGDLSGAFGLDNAEIGLMIGLFMAPGLFLALPAGFSGRFASDRVLAGLGLFALALGGAVSATAAAPGGIGMGRLLSGAGFLFATLYFTKMVADWFEGREIATAMSVLVMSWPFGIAMGQVGHAWLAELYDWRVPFWAASAWCALAALAVLVFYRAPHDVATRAGGGPSRLMPREWGLILCAGLAWGAFNAGYVIYLSFGPMMLAAQGMGTLAAAAVISAGSWLMILSGAACGQIVDRFGRRETVLGLCMAGAVAALLLLGRPGAGLTASLLFGLLGMAPAGVIMALAGQAVASERRAFGMGIFFTIYYAIMAASPPVAGWLLDRSGTPSAAILFGATLFAIVLPAAILFRTLEAKPRIVPLRANL, encoded by the coding sequence ATGCGCTGGCGCATCCTGGCGCTGCTTTTCGCCGCCCGGGTCGGTCTGGGGCTCCAGTTCCAGACCCTCGGCTCGGTCGGCGGCGACCTGTCGGGCGCCTTCGGTCTCGACAATGCCGAGATCGGCCTGATGATTGGGCTGTTCATGGCGCCGGGCCTGTTTCTCGCGCTGCCGGCCGGGTTCTCCGGCCGGTTCGCGTCGGACCGCGTGCTTGCGGGCCTGGGGCTGTTCGCCCTTGCGCTGGGAGGCGCGGTATCGGCGACCGCGGCCGCCCCCGGCGGCATCGGGATGGGCCGGCTTCTGTCCGGCGCCGGGTTCCTGTTCGCCACGCTCTATTTCACCAAGATGGTCGCCGACTGGTTCGAGGGCCGCGAGATCGCCACCGCGATGAGCGTCCTTGTCATGAGCTGGCCCTTCGGCATCGCCATGGGGCAGGTCGGCCATGCCTGGCTCGCCGAGCTCTACGACTGGCGTGTGCCCTTTTGGGCGGCCTCGGCCTGGTGCGCGCTGGCCGCGCTTGCCGTCCTCGTCTTCTACCGGGCGCCGCACGACGTGGCCACGCGCGCCGGGGGCGGACCGTCCCGGCTGATGCCGCGGGAATGGGGCCTGATCCTCTGTGCCGGCCTCGCCTGGGGGGCGTTCAATGCAGGCTACGTCATCTATCTGAGCTTCGGGCCGATGATGCTGGCGGCGCAGGGCATGGGCACGCTCGCGGCGGCCGCGGTGATCAGCGCCGGCAGCTGGCTGATGATCCTGTCGGGGGCGGCCTGCGGACAGATCGTCGACCGGTTCGGCCGGCGCGAGACGGTGCTTGGCCTCTGCATGGCGGGCGCGGTGGCGGCGCTGCTGCTGCTGGGCCGGCCCGGGGCCGGGCTGACGGCAAGCCTGCTCTTCGGGCTGCTGGGCATGGCGCCTGCCGGCGTCATCATGGCCCTGGCCGGACAGGCCGTGGCGTCCGAACGCCGCGCCTTCGGGATGGGGATCTTCTTCACGATCTACTACGCGATCATGGCAGCGAGCCCGCCGGTGGCGGGTTGGCTTCTCGACCGCAGCGGGACACCGTCCGCGGCGATCCTGTTCGGCGCAACGCTCTTTGCCATCGTGTTGCCCGCGGCGATCCTGTTCCGGACGCTCGAGGCGAAGCCCCGCATCGTCCCTCTTCGGGCGAACCTCTGA
- a CDS encoding ester cyclase, with protein MSIETTARDFFEACETGGGWAACEAFCHEGAGFSCQADALADVTTLEGYTEWMKGLLRPIPDGHYDLTAFAADAARGTVVAAAVFHGTQTGPGGPGEPTGRRVASDYVYVMTFEGDRIRHMTKVWNDAHALRQLGWA; from the coding sequence ATGAGCATCGAGACAACGGCGCGCGACTTTTTCGAGGCCTGCGAGACGGGCGGAGGATGGGCGGCCTGCGAGGCGTTTTGCCACGAGGGCGCAGGCTTTTCCTGCCAGGCGGATGCGCTGGCGGACGTCACGACGCTGGAAGGCTATACCGAGTGGATGAAGGGCCTGCTGCGGCCGATCCCGGACGGGCATTACGACCTCACGGCCTTCGCCGCCGATGCGGCCCGCGGCACGGTCGTCGCGGCGGCGGTGTTTCACGGCACCCAGACCGGCCCCGGCGGGCCGGGCGAGCCGACCGGGCGCAGGGTCGCCTCGGACTACGTCTATGTCATGACCTTCGAGGGTGATCGCATCCGCCACATGACCAAGGTCTGGAACGACGCCCACGCGCTGCGCCAACTCGGCTGGGCGTGA
- a CDS encoding LuxR C-terminal-related transcriptional regulator translates to MSPDEILSPREIEIASAYAQGDTYQAIAERLGIAPSTVRTHLATIYRKLEVSSKLELHARLSGAPPDAGMQTDHAAVISELALSLEEALRREQALAEVLRIISRSQGEIDAVMSAILGFALDLCEAEFGILFDHHGERRFAATHSRGIPDPFRDWLDAEGIFAVSPRTGLGRLATGHGVVNIYDVRAEELFQTDDPLRHATAILGGARSFVAIPMMSGDQLAGAFTIYRQSVRPFSAQATALAQTFADQSVIALDNARMVSALRSDTRPP, encoded by the coding sequence ATGTCGCCCGACGAGATCCTCAGCCCGCGCGAGATCGAGATCGCCAGCGCCTATGCGCAGGGCGACACCTATCAGGCGATCGCCGAGCGGCTGGGCATCGCGCCCTCGACCGTGCGCACCCATCTGGCCACGATCTACCGCAAGCTCGAGGTCTCCTCGAAGCTCGAGCTTCACGCCCGGCTCTCGGGCGCGCCGCCGGACGCGGGAATGCAGACCGACCATGCGGCGGTCATCTCGGAACTGGCGCTCAGCCTCGAGGAGGCGCTGCGCCGCGAACAGGCCCTGGCCGAGGTGCTGCGCATCATCAGCCGGTCGCAGGGCGAGATCGACGCGGTGATGTCGGCGATCCTCGGCTTCGCGCTGGACCTCTGCGAGGCGGAATTCGGCATCCTGTTCGACCATCACGGCGAGCGGCGCTTCGCGGCCACCCATAGCCGTGGCATCCCCGACCCGTTCCGCGACTGGCTCGATGCCGAGGGCATCTTCGCGGTCAGCCCGCGCACGGGGCTCGGCCGGCTTGCCACGGGTCACGGCGTCGTCAACATCTACGACGTCCGGGCGGAGGAACTCTTCCAGACCGACGATCCGCTGCGCCACGCCACCGCGATCCTCGGCGGCGCCCGGTCCTTCGTGGCGATCCCGATGATGTCGGGCGACCAGCTGGCCGGTGCCTTCACGATCTATCGCCAGAGCGTCCGTCCCTTCAGCGCCCAGGCCACCGCGCTGGCGCAGACCTTCGCGGACCAGAGCGTCATCGCGCTGGATAACGCACGCATGGTCAGCGCGCTCCGATCCGACACGCGGCCCCCTTGA
- a CDS encoding helix-turn-helix domain-containing protein has translation MSEADSPTADFLSEAISTSGRTQREIAHRSGFTRANVISMMKHGEMKVPIERIPDLADACGVDPKEFARVAIAEYHPEIMNILRHIFGVDLGNDNKSLERSR, from the coding sequence ATGAGTGAAGCGGACAGCCCCACAGCAGATTTCCTGTCCGAGGCAATCTCGACATCAGGACGTACACAGCGCGAGATCGCCCATCGGTCCGGCTTTACGCGAGCCAACGTGATCTCCATGATGAAGCATGGTGAGATGAAAGTGCCGATTGAGCGTATTCCGGATTTGGCGGACGCTTGTGGCGTTGACCCCAAGGAGTTCGCGCGGGTTGCGATTGCCGAATACCATCCCGAGATCATGAATATACTGCGTCACATCTTCGGGGTGGATCTCGGGAATGACAATAAATCCCTGGAGCGATCTCGATGA